A part of Arthrobacter dokdonellae genomic DNA contains:
- a CDS encoding DNA-formamidopyrimidine glycosylase family protein: MPEGDSVWRQARDLNAALGGQVLSGCDFRVPSLATVDFTGRTVQSVTSRGKHLMMLLPGPSPDQPDAVIHSHLAMEGHWDIYVSGNTAGARHGTAPKWRRPAHTARAVLSTARAVAVGFSLATLEVLSVAEAETAVAHLGPDLLGPDWDAEEALRRLRSAPQRPVGLALLDQRNLAGIGNIYRNELCFLGGVHPGTPVAAATGMPRIVDLAKRLLEANKDRFRSTTGGPARGDAAVWVYGLAGKPCKRCGSLIRHAKQGDPEFPLRAPRDIYWCPRCQPVER, encoded by the coding sequence GTGCCTGAGGGCGACAGCGTCTGGCGGCAGGCCCGCGACCTCAACGCGGCCCTCGGCGGCCAGGTCCTGTCCGGGTGCGACTTCCGTGTGCCGTCGCTGGCCACCGTGGACTTCACCGGCCGCACGGTGCAGTCGGTCACCTCCCGCGGCAAGCACCTCATGATGCTGCTGCCCGGTCCGTCACCGGACCAGCCCGATGCCGTGATCCATTCGCACCTGGCCATGGAGGGCCACTGGGACATATACGTCTCCGGGAATACGGCCGGGGCGCGCCACGGCACGGCACCCAAATGGCGCCGCCCGGCGCACACGGCGAGGGCCGTTCTCTCCACCGCCCGGGCGGTGGCCGTCGGGTTCTCACTGGCCACGCTGGAAGTCCTCTCGGTGGCGGAGGCGGAAACCGCCGTCGCACATCTGGGACCGGACCTGCTGGGGCCGGACTGGGACGCGGAGGAGGCCTTGCGGAGGCTGCGTTCAGCTCCGCAGCGACCCGTCGGCCTGGCGCTTTTGGACCAGCGGAACCTGGCCGGGATCGGCAACATCTACCGCAACGAGCTCTGCTTTTTGGGCGGCGTGCACCCGGGGACCCCCGTGGCGGCCGCGACCGGGATGCCGCGGATCGTGGACCTGGCCAAACGGCTGCTGGAGGCCAACAAGGACCGGTTCCGCAGCACTACCGGCGGGCCCGCGCGGGGCGACGCCGCGGTGTGGGTGTATGGGCTGGCGGGGAAGCCGTGCAAGAGGTGCGGCTCCTTGATCCGGCACGCGAAACAGGGCGACCCCGAGTTTCCCTTGCGGGCCCCGCGGGACATTTACTGGTGTCCGCGCTGCCAGCCTGTGGAACGCTGA
- a CDS encoding Lhr family ATP-dependent helicase, with protein MDLFAAPTREWFLGAFGAPTPAQSGAWEAIAGGAHSLVVAPTGSGKTLAAFLWALDGLAARNGSAARNGTAKETTQVLYISPLKALGVDVERNLRAPLIGIAQTAKRLGVEAPHASVGVRSGDTPANERRRLLSHPPDILITTPESLFLMLTSKARETLAGVHTVIIDEVHAVAGTKRGAHLALSLERLDDLLERPAQRIGLSATVEPRETVARFLGGSAPVTIVAPPSMKNWNLTLTVPVEDMTELPALASAHDLGPASGLQPNASIWPHVEEKIVDHVLANKSTIVFANSRRLAERLTGRLNEIYSERLELAASDAVAPDTEPWRTAPSPAGPGTRVPPDTGATGPASYQAQPPPQPPQPARLPAEMMAQAGSTAGAPTVLAKAHHGSVSKEQRALIEDDLKSGRLRCVVATSSLELGIDMGAVDLVIQVESPPSVASGLQRVGRAGHQVGEISQGILFPKHRADLLHSAVTVERMLAGRIEPLFVPANPLDILAQQTVAATALGAIDVDEWFDTVRRSAPFSALPRSAYDATLDLLAGRYPSDEFAELRPRIVWDRVGGTITGRPGAQRLAVTSGGTIPDRGLFGVFIIGSDGDGASTGPTTGKTAKGGRRVGELDEEMVYESRVGDVFALGATSWKIEDITFDRVLVSPAFGQPGKLPFWKGDSLGRPVELGRALGAFIREVSAAPRGEALARCRATGLDAWAANNLLGYLNEQKAATFQVPDDRTLMVERFHDELGDWRVVLHSPFGMPVHAPWALAVAARLHERYGLDGSAMASDDGIVLRVPLMDDEPPGAELFLFEPDELDGIVTAEVGGSALFASRFRECAARALLLPRQNPGKRSPLWQQRQRSAQLLDVARKYPQFPIVLETVRECLQDVYDLPALKDIAASIERRELRIVETTTAQPSPFARSLLFGYVASFLYEGDSPLAERRAAALSLDPALLDELLGRAELRELLDPKVIAATEAELQRLPGDGRDTDRRARGLEGVADLLRLLGPLTVDEVALRLVPGADAGAAGHLADLVAANRALRVNMAGEERFAAIEDSARLRDALGIPLPMGVPLAFIEPVADPLGDLLGRHARTHGPFTAAEVAARLGLGVAVVHSGLARLAADKRVTEGEFLPNRAETGVPEWCGVEVLRRLRRRSLAALRAEVEPVDPATFGRFLPAWQHVSEASGAPALRGLDGLLTVVDQLAGVPIPASAWEPLVLSQRVADYRPAMLDELTATGEVLLSGTGALGGSDGWLSLHLAESAELTLNRPADFAETGLAARVLSGLSGGGAYFFHQLREMSAGGPDDVPGDDELTAALWELFWAGLISNDTFAPVRALLAGGHSAHRQRPAPSRLRPARAGRYGRLPGRAALAQRGAPPLGAGRWSLLPAQGPAGAEGKPDAAQNTLRSHALAELFLDRYGVVTRGSVMAAGLPGGFGLMYKVLARLEETGRCRRGYFIEHLGAAQFAVPATVDRLRAFSEDAAAGPRPPRALALAATDPANPYGAALAWPPLESGHRPGRKAGALVVMVDGALVLYVERGGKTLLCFSGHEASVALAARALVQVVKRGGADKLAMEKVNGAGILDTPLAAALLDAGAYSSPSGVRIRA; from the coding sequence ATGGACCTGTTCGCGGCGCCCACCCGCGAATGGTTTCTGGGTGCCTTCGGAGCACCCACCCCGGCCCAGTCCGGTGCGTGGGAAGCCATTGCCGGCGGCGCCCACTCGCTGGTGGTTGCCCCCACGGGTTCGGGCAAGACCCTGGCCGCGTTCCTGTGGGCCCTGGACGGGCTGGCCGCCCGGAACGGCAGCGCCGCCCGGAACGGCACCGCGAAGGAGACCACGCAGGTCCTTTACATCTCCCCGCTGAAGGCCCTGGGCGTGGACGTGGAACGCAACCTTCGGGCGCCTCTGATCGGCATTGCGCAGACCGCCAAGAGGCTCGGCGTGGAGGCGCCGCATGCCAGCGTGGGCGTGCGCTCGGGCGACACCCCGGCCAACGAGCGCCGGCGGCTGCTCAGCCACCCGCCGGACATCCTGATCACCACCCCGGAGTCCCTGTTCCTCATGCTCACCTCCAAGGCCCGGGAGACGCTGGCCGGCGTGCACACCGTCATCATCGACGAGGTCCACGCCGTGGCAGGCACCAAGCGCGGGGCCCACCTGGCGCTGTCCCTCGAACGCCTCGACGACCTCCTGGAGCGGCCCGCGCAGCGGATCGGGCTGTCCGCCACCGTGGAGCCGCGCGAGACGGTGGCCCGCTTCCTCGGGGGCAGCGCGCCGGTGACCATTGTGGCCCCGCCTTCGATGAAGAACTGGAACCTGACGCTCACCGTGCCGGTGGAGGACATGACGGAGCTGCCGGCGCTGGCCTCCGCCCACGACCTCGGACCTGCCTCCGGCCTGCAGCCCAACGCCTCCATCTGGCCGCACGTGGAAGAGAAGATCGTCGACCACGTGCTGGCGAACAAGTCCACCATCGTCTTCGCCAACTCCCGACGGCTCGCCGAACGGCTCACCGGCCGGCTGAACGAGATCTACAGCGAGCGCCTGGAACTGGCCGCGTCCGACGCCGTTGCCCCCGACACGGAACCGTGGCGGACCGCGCCGTCCCCGGCCGGTCCGGGCACCCGCGTGCCGCCGGACACCGGGGCAACCGGTCCGGCGTCGTACCAAGCGCAGCCGCCGCCCCAGCCGCCCCAGCCGGCCAGGCTCCCGGCCGAAATGATGGCCCAGGCCGGCTCCACGGCAGGCGCGCCCACCGTGCTGGCGAAGGCCCACCACGGCTCGGTGTCCAAGGAGCAGCGCGCACTGATCGAAGACGACCTCAAGTCCGGGCGGCTCCGCTGCGTGGTGGCGACGTCGAGCCTGGAGCTGGGCATCGACATGGGTGCCGTGGACCTGGTCATCCAGGTGGAATCGCCGCCGTCGGTGGCCAGCGGGCTGCAGCGGGTGGGGCGCGCCGGCCACCAGGTGGGCGAAATTTCGCAGGGCATCCTGTTTCCGAAGCACCGCGCGGACCTGCTGCATTCGGCCGTGACGGTGGAGCGCATGCTGGCGGGCCGTATTGAACCGCTCTTTGTGCCGGCCAATCCGCTGGACATCCTGGCGCAGCAGACCGTGGCCGCCACCGCGCTGGGCGCCATCGACGTGGACGAGTGGTTCGACACGGTCCGGCGCAGCGCCCCGTTCTCCGCGCTCCCGCGCTCCGCCTACGACGCCACCCTGGACCTGCTGGCCGGGCGCTACCCGTCCGACGAATTCGCCGAACTGCGCCCGCGCATCGTCTGGGACCGGGTGGGCGGGACCATCACGGGGCGGCCCGGCGCGCAGCGGCTGGCGGTGACCTCCGGCGGGACCATCCCGGACCGGGGGCTCTTCGGCGTGTTCATTATCGGCTCCGACGGGGACGGTGCTTCGACGGGCCCAACCACCGGCAAGACCGCCAAGGGCGGGCGGCGCGTGGGCGAACTCGACGAGGAGATGGTCTACGAATCCCGCGTGGGCGACGTCTTTGCGCTCGGCGCCACCAGCTGGAAGATCGAGGACATCACCTTCGACCGCGTGCTGGTCTCCCCGGCGTTCGGACAGCCGGGCAAACTGCCGTTCTGGAAGGGCGACTCCCTGGGCCGGCCCGTGGAACTGGGCCGGGCGCTGGGCGCGTTCATCCGCGAGGTCAGCGCCGCACCGCGCGGGGAGGCGTTGGCACGGTGCCGGGCCACCGGCCTGGATGCGTGGGCCGCGAACAACCTGCTGGGCTATTTGAACGAGCAAAAGGCGGCCACATTCCAGGTCCCCGACGACCGGACGCTCATGGTCGAGCGCTTCCACGACGAGCTCGGTGACTGGCGTGTGGTCCTGCACAGCCCCTTCGGCATGCCCGTCCACGCGCCCTGGGCGCTGGCCGTGGCCGCCCGGCTGCACGAACGCTACGGACTGGACGGCTCCGCCATGGCGTCCGACGACGGCATTGTGCTCCGCGTGCCCCTCATGGACGACGAACCTCCCGGGGCCGAGCTGTTCCTCTTTGAGCCCGACGAACTGGACGGCATCGTCACGGCGGAGGTGGGTGGTTCCGCCCTGTTTGCCAGCCGCTTCCGGGAATGCGCCGCCCGCGCCCTGCTCCTGCCCCGGCAGAATCCGGGCAAGCGGTCCCCGCTGTGGCAGCAGCGCCAGCGCTCCGCCCAGCTGCTGGACGTCGCCAGGAAATACCCGCAGTTCCCGATCGTGCTGGAAACCGTCCGCGAATGCCTGCAGGACGTCTACGACCTTCCCGCGCTGAAGGACATCGCTGCGTCCATCGAGCGGCGTGAACTGCGGATCGTGGAAACCACGACGGCGCAGCCCTCCCCCTTCGCCCGGTCCCTGCTGTTCGGCTACGTTGCCTCCTTCCTGTACGAAGGCGACTCCCCGCTGGCCGAGCGCCGCGCCGCCGCGCTGTCCCTGGACCCGGCCCTGCTGGACGAGCTGCTGGGCCGGGCGGAACTGCGCGAACTGCTGGACCCGAAGGTCATCGCCGCCACCGAGGCGGAACTCCAGCGGCTCCCGGGCGACGGCCGGGACACGGACCGGCGGGCCCGCGGGCTGGAGGGCGTCGCGGACCTGCTGCGGCTGCTCGGCCCGCTGACCGTCGATGAGGTTGCGTTGCGGCTGGTTCCCGGCGCGGACGCCGGGGCCGCGGGGCACCTGGCCGACCTCGTGGCCGCCAACCGGGCACTGCGGGTCAACATGGCCGGCGAGGAACGCTTTGCCGCCATCGAAGACTCCGCCCGGCTTCGCGACGCGCTGGGCATCCCGCTGCCCATGGGCGTGCCGCTCGCGTTCATTGAGCCCGTGGCCGACCCCCTCGGCGACCTGCTGGGCCGGCATGCCCGCACACACGGTCCGTTCACCGCCGCGGAAGTGGCGGCACGGCTGGGGCTGGGCGTCGCCGTCGTCCATTCAGGGCTGGCACGGCTGGCGGCCGACAAGCGTGTCACCGAGGGCGAGTTTTTGCCCAACCGTGCCGAGACCGGCGTTCCGGAGTGGTGCGGCGTCGAGGTGCTGCGGCGGCTGCGCCGGCGGTCCCTGGCCGCCCTGCGCGCGGAGGTGGAACCGGTGGATCCGGCCACGTTTGGGCGCTTCCTGCCGGCCTGGCAGCACGTCTCCGAGGCCTCCGGAGCGCCCGCGCTGCGCGGCCTGGACGGCCTGCTGACGGTGGTGGACCAGCTGGCGGGCGTGCCGATTCCGGCGTCGGCGTGGGAGCCGCTGGTGCTGTCGCAGCGCGTGGCCGACTACCGCCCGGCCATGCTGGACGAGCTCACGGCCACCGGCGAGGTGCTGCTCTCCGGCACCGGCGCCCTGGGTGGCAGCGACGGCTGGCTGAGCCTGCACCTGGCCGAATCCGCCGAACTCACGCTGAACCGGCCGGCCGACTTTGCCGAAACCGGGCTGGCCGCCCGCGTGCTTTCCGGCCTGTCCGGAGGAGGCGCCTACTTCTTCCACCAGCTGCGTGAAATGTCGGCCGGCGGCCCGGACGATGTTCCCGGCGACGACGAACTCACCGCGGCCCTGTGGGAACTGTTTTGGGCCGGCCTGATCAGCAACGACACCTTCGCCCCCGTGCGCGCGCTGCTGGCTGGCGGCCATTCGGCGCACCGGCAGCGCCCGGCGCCTTCGCGCCTCCGGCCTGCCCGGGCGGGGCGCTATGGGCGGCTGCCGGGCAGGGCAGCGTTGGCGCAGCGCGGCGCGCCGCCGCTGGGCGCGGGGCGGTGGAGCCTGCTCCCGGCGCAGGGGCCAGCCGGCGCGGAAGGGAAACCGGACGCCGCCCAAAACACGCTGCGCAGCCATGCCCTGGCCGAGCTGTTTCTGGACCGGTACGGGGTGGTGACGCGCGGTTCCGTCATGGCCGCCGGGCTGCCCGGCGGGTTCGGCCTGATGTACAAGGTCCTGGCCCGCCTGGAGGAGACAGGCAGGTGCCGGCGCGGGTATTTCATCGAACATCTGGGGGCGGCGCAGTTCGCGGTTCCCGCCACGGTGGACCGGTTGCGCGCGTTTAGCGAGGATGCCGCCGCCGGCCCGCGGCCGCCCCGGGCCCTGGCGCTTGCCGCCACGGACCCCGCCAATCCTTACGGCGCCGCGCTGGCGTGGCCGCCACTGGAGTCGGGGCACCGCCCGGGCCGGAAGGCCGGCGCGCTGGTGGTGATGGTCGACGGCGCCCTGGTCCTGTATGTGGAGCGCGGCGGCAAGACGCTGTTGTGCTTCAGCGGGCACGAAGCCTCCGTGGCGCTCGCTGCCCGCGCCTTGGTGCAGGTCGTCAAGCGTGGGGGCGCGGACAAGCTGGCGATGGAGAAGGTCAACGGGGCCGGGATCCTGGACACGCCGCTGGCTGCCGCCCTGCTCGACGCCGGCGCCTACAGTTCGCCGTCCGGGGTGCGGATCCGTGCCTGA
- a CDS encoding MFS transporter, giving the protein MSTVPSFKFVESDVMPKDVRLATWICFFAWTFAVYDFVLFGNLLPKLAADLGLNTAQSTGINTWVTAGTALVAFAIGPIVDRIGRRKGILIAVAGAAVASLLTATVGWVVGIAAGLGLVFLILVRSLAGLGYAEQAINAAYLSEMFAHSHSDPARARRRGLIYSLVQSGWPVGSVLAAGSVYLLFPIGGWALCFAVAAIPAVFIIIAGRWLKESPQFGHRHQIDKMMKDGRVEEARQLGNKYGIDVSEKASPLVSVFRGESLRSTLTIGGAFLLNWLGVLAFSILGTSLLSAPDGKDVPFSNALLILIISNATAFAGYLFHGWLGDRIGRRNAIGIGWILCAVSFFSMLQAPNGNFPLIIGLYSAGLFFLIGPFSALLFFTGESFPVHTRATGSSIINSSGQVGAIIGGLLITATLAAGGSWINVGLWWGVIPILASGLLIFAARNVDPSKVRKD; this is encoded by the coding sequence ATGTCCACAGTCCCAAGCTTCAAATTCGTCGAGTCTGATGTCATGCCCAAAGACGTCCGGCTGGCCACCTGGATTTGCTTCTTCGCCTGGACCTTCGCCGTCTATGACTTCGTCCTGTTCGGCAACCTCCTGCCGAAGCTGGCCGCAGACCTCGGCTTGAACACTGCCCAATCCACGGGTATCAATACGTGGGTGACCGCCGGCACTGCACTCGTGGCCTTCGCGATCGGCCCGATCGTCGACCGGATCGGCCGCCGCAAAGGCATCCTGATTGCCGTCGCCGGTGCCGCCGTCGCCTCCTTGCTGACCGCCACTGTCGGCTGGGTTGTGGGCATCGCCGCCGGCCTGGGACTTGTCTTTCTCATCCTCGTGCGGTCACTGGCCGGCCTCGGCTACGCCGAGCAAGCCATCAACGCTGCCTACCTCAGCGAAATGTTCGCCCACAGCCACAGCGATCCCGCCAGGGCCCGCCGCCGCGGCCTGATCTACTCGCTCGTCCAATCCGGCTGGCCGGTCGGCTCCGTGCTGGCTGCCGGCTCCGTCTACCTGCTGTTCCCCATCGGCGGGTGGGCGCTCTGCTTCGCCGTGGCCGCAATCCCCGCCGTCTTCATCATCATCGCCGGACGTTGGCTCAAGGAGAGCCCCCAATTCGGCCACCGCCACCAAATTGACAAGATGATGAAGGACGGCCGGGTGGAGGAGGCGCGGCAGCTCGGGAACAAATACGGAATCGACGTCTCGGAGAAGGCAAGCCCGCTCGTCTCGGTCTTCCGGGGGGAATCGCTGAGGTCCACCCTGACGATCGGCGGGGCCTTTCTCCTGAACTGGCTGGGCGTCCTCGCATTCTCGATCCTCGGCACGTCGCTGCTTTCGGCACCGGACGGAAAGGACGTGCCATTCAGCAACGCGCTGCTGATCCTTATCATCTCCAATGCGACCGCCTTCGCCGGCTACCTGTTCCACGGCTGGTTGGGCGACCGGATCGGCCGGCGTAACGCGATCGGTATCGGCTGGATCCTGTGTGCCGTCTCTTTCTTCAGCATGCTCCAGGCACCGAACGGGAACTTCCCTCTCATCATCGGCCTGTACAGCGCCGGGCTGTTCTTCCTCATCGGCCCCTTCTCCGCCCTGCTGTTCTTCACCGGCGAGAGCTTCCCGGTCCACACCCGGGCAACGGGCAGCTCCATCATCAACTCCTCAGGCCAAGTCGGGGCGATCATCGGCGGACTGTTGATCACCGCCACACTGGCCGCCGGCGGCAGCTGGATCAACGTCGGCCTCTGGTGGGGCGTCATCCCCATCCTCGCCTCCGGACTGCTCATCTTCGCCGCCCGGAACGTCGACCCCAGCAAGGTCCGCAAGGACTGA
- a CDS encoding hydantoinase B/oxoprolinase family protein: MKRIGVDVGGTFTDLYFSDDAQRIAVVEKVPSTPHDPSEGVIHGINKLCEKAGVSLAEIDQLVHGTTVATNTALTHTGAEVGMITTEGFRDILHIARHKKPHNFSLQQELPWQTKPLIKRRHRLTVKERITAPNGDVLVPLDEDEVRERVLELKAAGVEAIAVCLLHSYLNPAHEQRIGQIVSEEFPEAYLSLSSEIVPLYREYERFSTTALNAYVGPRVSRYLHRLQEQAEGLGYKREILLMQSSGGMVPIKEAAKRPVTLMMSGPVGGLIGGMWAGRQSGFENVVTLDIGGTSADIGVAYQGELRMRHLLDTKIGDHQAMVPMVDIDTIGAGGGSIAYVDAGGVFRVGPQSAGAVPGPVCYGRGGTEPTSTDAQVLLGRMRPDRVLAGSGMDMDLEGARKAMEGLAEKLNMSVDQAALGALQIQKFGMTQAIEQNSVRRGYDPRDFTLVAAGGAGALFACEIAAELEVPKVLIPAHPGIIAATGLLATDEKYEFVATRRFTFANADPAAIQASYEQLEREATAQLDAEEVPAERRKLDWLADARYEGQGYEIRFDAPAGPVNQAWLEKAEAAFHDAHFEEYGHRFKNGTVEVINIRVEASAVMDELPTPEATKSGSLKEALVETRPVTFEQDGKPVTLDTGFYDRDRMGVGITFSGPAVIEQYDSTTVIPPGFSGTVDPAGNLVIDCPAATQSAEKLATPILMRVIGGALNSAAKEMASVLFRMAYSSIIRESEDLGAGLFDKDGNVLAESDSTPMFMGSMPKIVKGVISVLGDDIHDGDVILHNDPYLGATHSPDVAIIEPIFHDGELVGFAGASGQLIDNGGAYSGLMVDIQDIQSEGTIFRAVKVYEKGVRQESLIRHILNNTRTPTSNEGDFQAMIAACELAKSRYTALIERYGFGAVRDAGQSWIDYSERMLRQEIAKIPDGVYETEVGYLDDDGRNYGKKLPIVVKVIVEGDEITYDLTGSSEQVPTAYNCAFEGTTVSAFTFITRMMFLDEVAFPVFVPQNEGMLKPLKVIAPEGTIFNPKYPAATFSRFSQVQRAVDLALRALAPVIPERVTAGNSAHIHFISYSGWDEKQGEYWVYLEVNEGSYGGRATSDGPDSVDNLIANTRNNPIEELEWRFPMRTDRYELRSEPAAAGEFRGGIGIVRENTFLTDTAITCEGERHESDVPWGAFGGHEGLNGSLVKNVGREGEESWPSKVTGRQLRAGDSLQITVPSGGGFGDPHKRDPLKVLEDVLDGFTTAEAAARDYGVVLTEVRGKLTVDPDATAERRDVLVAALSTTS, from the coding sequence ATGAAGCGCATCGGAGTAGACGTCGGCGGCACCTTCACCGACCTGTATTTTTCGGACGACGCACAGCGCATCGCCGTTGTTGAGAAGGTTCCGTCCACCCCGCACGACCCGTCCGAAGGTGTCATCCACGGCATCAATAAGCTCTGTGAGAAGGCAGGTGTCTCGCTGGCGGAGATCGACCAGCTGGTGCACGGGACGACGGTGGCCACGAACACCGCGCTGACGCACACCGGTGCGGAAGTCGGGATGATCACTACCGAAGGTTTCCGGGACATCCTCCACATCGCCCGGCATAAGAAGCCACACAACTTCTCACTGCAGCAGGAGCTTCCCTGGCAGACCAAGCCCCTGATCAAGCGCCGTCACCGGCTCACGGTCAAGGAGCGCATCACCGCGCCGAACGGCGACGTCCTGGTTCCCCTGGACGAGGACGAGGTCCGTGAGCGCGTTCTCGAGTTGAAGGCGGCCGGAGTCGAGGCCATTGCCGTGTGCCTGTTGCATTCGTACCTGAACCCCGCCCATGAGCAGCGGATCGGGCAGATCGTCTCGGAGGAATTCCCCGAGGCCTACCTTTCCCTGTCCAGCGAGATTGTGCCTCTCTACCGCGAATATGAGCGGTTCTCCACCACCGCGCTGAATGCCTATGTCGGGCCGCGGGTCTCTCGCTACCTCCACCGCCTGCAGGAGCAGGCCGAAGGCCTGGGGTACAAGCGGGAGATCCTGCTGATGCAGTCATCCGGCGGCATGGTCCCGATCAAGGAGGCTGCCAAGCGGCCCGTCACACTGATGATGTCCGGACCGGTCGGCGGCCTGATCGGCGGCATGTGGGCCGGCCGCCAGTCCGGCTTTGAAAATGTCGTCACGCTGGACATCGGCGGTACGTCGGCTGACATCGGTGTCGCCTACCAGGGTGAACTGCGCATGCGTCACCTGCTGGACACCAAGATCGGCGATCACCAGGCCATGGTCCCCATGGTCGACATCGACACCATCGGCGCCGGCGGCGGCTCCATCGCTTACGTCGACGCCGGCGGCGTCTTCCGCGTCGGTCCGCAGTCCGCAGGCGCCGTTCCGGGCCCGGTCTGCTACGGCCGCGGAGGGACGGAGCCCACATCGACCGACGCGCAGGTGCTCCTGGGCCGCATGCGGCCCGACCGCGTCTTGGCCGGCTCAGGCATGGACATGGACCTCGAGGGCGCCCGAAAGGCGATGGAAGGCCTGGCAGAAAAGCTGAACATGTCGGTGGACCAGGCAGCCCTCGGCGCCTTGCAGATCCAGAAGTTCGGCATGACCCAGGCGATCGAGCAGAACTCCGTTCGCCGCGGCTACGACCCGCGCGACTTCACCCTAGTCGCTGCCGGCGGTGCCGGCGCACTGTTTGCCTGCGAGATCGCCGCGGAGCTGGAAGTCCCCAAGGTGCTGATCCCGGCCCATCCCGGCATCATCGCCGCCACCGGTCTGCTGGCCACCGACGAAAAGTACGAGTTCGTCGCCACCCGGCGGTTCACGTTCGCCAACGCCGATCCGGCCGCCATCCAGGCCTCCTACGAACAGCTGGAGCGCGAGGCCACCGCCCAACTCGATGCCGAGGAGGTGCCGGCCGAACGGCGCAAACTCGACTGGCTCGCGGACGCGCGTTACGAAGGCCAGGGGTACGAGATCCGCTTCGATGCCCCCGCCGGACCGGTCAACCAGGCCTGGCTGGAAAAGGCCGAGGCGGCCTTCCACGATGCCCACTTCGAGGAGTACGGCCACCGCTTCAAGAACGGCACCGTGGAAGTCATCAACATCCGGGTGGAGGCCAGCGCGGTGATGGACGAGCTGCCCACGCCGGAAGCGACGAAGTCCGGTTCCCTCAAAGAAGCCCTGGTGGAAACCCGCCCGGTGACCTTCGAACAGGATGGCAAACCGGTCACCCTGGACACCGGCTTCTATGACCGCGACAGGATGGGCGTGGGAATCACGTTCTCAGGCCCCGCCGTGATCGAGCAGTACGACTCCACGACCGTCATTCCCCCCGGATTCTCCGGAACGGTGGACCCGGCCGGCAACCTGGTCATCGACTGCCCGGCCGCCACCCAGAGCGCCGAGAAGCTGGCCACCCCGATCCTGATGCGCGTGATCGGCGGCGCCCTGAACTCCGCAGCCAAGGAAATGGCCTCGGTGCTGTTCCGCATGGCCTACTCCTCGATCATCCGCGAGTCCGAGGACCTCGGCGCAGGATTGTTCGACAAGGACGGCAATGTGCTGGCCGAGTCCGACTCCACGCCAATGTTCATGGGCTCCATGCCCAAGATCGTCAAGGGCGTGATCTCCGTCCTCGGCGACGACATCCACGACGGGGACGTCATCCTGCACAACGATCCGTATCTGGGCGCCACGCACTCTCCCGACGTGGCGATCATCGAACCGATCTTCCACGACGGGGAACTCGTCGGCTTCGCCGGCGCGTCAGGCCAGTTGATCGACAACGGCGGTGCGTACTCCGGGCTGATGGTGGACATCCAGGACATCCAGTCCGAAGGCACCATCTTCCGGGCGGTGAAGGTTTACGAGAAGGGCGTCCGCCAGGAATCGCTGATCCGGCATATCCTCAACAACACCCGGACACCCACCTCCAACGAAGGCGACTTCCAGGCGATGATCGCCGCCTGCGAGTTGGCCAAGTCCCGCTACACCGCCCTCATTGAGCGCTATGGTTTCGGCGCCGTGCGCGACGCCGGCCAGAGTTGGATCGACTACTCCGAGCGGATGCTGCGCCAGGAGATCGCCAAGATCCCGGACGGCGTCTATGAGACGGAGGTCGGCTACCTGGACGACGACGGCCGTAACTACGGCAAGAAGCTGCCAATCGTCGTGAAGGTGATCGTCGAGGGCGACGAAATCACATACGACCTCACCGGGTCCTCCGAACAGGTGCCGACCGCCTACAACTGTGCCTTCGAGGGCACGACGGTCTCCGCGTTCACGTTCATCACCCGGATGATGTTCCTGGACGAGGTCGCCTTCCCGGTGTTCGTGCCCCAGAACGAGGGCATGCTCAAGCCGTTGAAGGTGATCGCCCCGGAGGGCACGATCTTCAACCCGAAGTACCCGGCCGCGACCTTCTCTCGCTTCTCGCAGGTGCAGCGGGCCGTCGACCTGGCCCTGCGGGCCCTGGCCCCCGTCATCCCCGAGCGGGTCACAGCCGGCAACTCCGCCCACATCCACTTTATTTCCTACTCCGGATGGGATGAGAAGCAGGGCGAGTACTGGGTCTACCTCGAGGTCAACGAGGGCTCCTATGGCGGCCGCGCCACCAGCGACGGGCCGGACTCCGTGGACAACCTCATCGCCAACACCCGCAACAACCCGATCGAGGAGCTCGAATGGCGGTTCCCGATGCGCACCGACCGCTACGAGCTGCGTTCCGAGCCGGCGGCTGCCGGCGAGTTCAGGGGCGGCATCGGCATCGTCCGGGAGAACACGTTCCTGACCGACACCGCGATTACCTGCGAGGGTGAACGCCACGAGTCGGACGTGCCGTGGGGCGCCTTCGGCGGCCATGAAGGCCTCAACGGCTCGCTCGTGAAAAACGTCGGGCGGGAGGGCGAGGAGTCCTGGCCGTCCAAGGTCACCGGACGTCAGCTGCGGGCAGGCGACTCCCTCCAGATCACCGTGCCCAGCGGGGGCGGCTTCGGCGACCCTCACAAGCGGGACCCGCTGAAGGTCTTGGAAGACGTGTTGGACGGCTTTACGACCGCCGAGGCGGCCGCCCGGGACTACGGCGTGGTCCTCACGGAGGTCAGGGGCAAGCTCACCGTCGACCCCGACGCCACCGCGGAACGCCGCGATGTTTTGGTCGCCGCGCTCAGCACCACGAGCTGA